From one Lycium barbarum isolate Lr01 chromosome 6, ASM1917538v2, whole genome shotgun sequence genomic stretch:
- the LOC132598934 gene encoding uncharacterized protein LOC132598934, with amino-acid sequence MRDAVQLLTRLVAGQVHRHGLGDGRADRRDSSRAREFLTCNPPEFFGTKPEEDPEEFIRKMRRTLHLIKASATESVELASYRLYDVAANWYESWELARGVGAPPAVWDEFSEAFLSHFLPPELRRARADRFLLLRQRGCSVREYSMEFDSLARYAPAVVATMADRMHRYIMGLDRYFVDSCLVLAAQPDMDIARIQAHAQGMEDRHRGHQPDRSQDRRQPKRARSSGYFEEFRSGQPQQQQQSSRHSSQPAQSTPPQFSGRRFDSPGYLGAGQSSGVSGSRVDRSSGQTRPPRPQCSYCGRYHPGECYRATGACYSCGRQGHTVRECPYKGNLGGAAQPTGSVAGSSSPSIAMRPAGQGTSTSAGRGRGSGGAPSSSGPSNRIYALTSRQDPEALPNADTDFGRNGN; translated from the exons atgagagatgcggtccagttgttgaccagactggtagcagggcaggttcatagGCACGGACTTGGGGATGGTCGTGCAGACagacgtgacagttcgagagctcgtgagttcctgacctgtaatcctccagagttcttcgggacaaagcccgaggaggatcctgaggagtttatcaggaagatgcggcgcacgttacatttgattaaggcatctgcgacagagtcagtcgagttggcttcgtaccggttgtatgatgtagcagcaaattggtacgagtcttgggagttagcCAGAGGCGttggtgctcccccagcagtctgggatgagttttctgaggcttttcttagccattttctgcctccggagttacggcgggccagggctgacagattcttattgctgagacagaggggctgcagtgttcgagagtacagtatggagttcgactcattggcccgatatgcacctgctgtggtagctactatggctgacaggatgcacaggtatattatggggctggaccgttattttgtcgacagttgcttggtattggccgctcagcccgatatggatattgcccggattcaggcgcacgctcagggcatggaggaccggcacaggggccatcagcccgataggagtcaggatcggagacagcccaagagggccagatcatctgggtattttgAGGAATTTCGGagtgggcagcctcagcagcagcagcagtctagcaggcattcttcccagccggcacagagcacacctccgcagttctcaggcaggagatttgatagcccagggtatttaggagcaggccagagctccggggtttcaggttcgcgggtagacaggagttccggtcagacgaggccacccaggcctcagtgttcttattgtgggagataccaccctggagagtgctaccgtgctacaggtgcttgttattcttgtggccgtcagggccatactgtgagagagtgtccgtataagggtaatttgggaggtgcagcgcagcctaccggatcagtcgctGGGTCATCGTCTCCTTCgatagccatgcgccctgcggggcaggGTACGTCGAcatcagcaggccgcggcagaggtaGTGGCGGGGCTCCCAGTtcaagcggtccttcgaaccgcatctatgccttgactagtcgacaggacccggaggcgctACCAAACGCGGATACAG attttgggcgaaacgggaattga